The following coding sequences lie in one Dryobates pubescens isolate bDryPub1 chromosome 10, bDryPub1.pri, whole genome shotgun sequence genomic window:
- the LOC104302179 gene encoding taste receptor type 2 member 40-like, translating to MLAPVIIISLNIVSVEIVVGFIGNGFIAAVNTINWFKTKKISSADMILIFLSTSRCILQVTVLMHIHSLYFTDVFKLASVYKAFGAVWMFVNHSSLWFSTWLCVLYCVKIINVTQRLLLQIKLRISGMVPWLLLGSLVISSMTSFPFLWITSSTYLCSSTGNCRENSTAHVTNWDSSHLYLLLLYFIGCFFPLVLSVVTSVLLITSLWKHRKKMQSYVNTFRDPLIDIHLTAIKSIISFLILYISSVVAQILLILSTSQSKDVVKVAVSLVVTGAYPSIHSIILIIVNSKLKLAFRTLCQHFKCLCRMPIL from the coding sequence ATGTTGGCACCAGTTATTATTATTTCGCTAAACATCGTATCTGTAGAAATTGTTGTTGGATTTATTGGAAATGGGTTTATTGCAGCTGTTAATACCATTAACTggttcaaaacaaaaaaaatttcttctgcTGATATGATCCTGATCTTTCTGAGCACATCAAGATGTATCTTGCAGGTGACTGTACTGATGCACATTCATAGTCTCTATTTTACTGATGTGTTTAAGTTGGCTTCTGTGTACAAAGCTTTTGGCGCTGTGTGGATGTTTGTAAACCATTCCAGTCTGTGGTTCAGTACCTGGCTCTGTGTACTCTACTGTGTAAAAATAATCAATGTCACCCAACGGCTTTTGCTGCAAATCAAGCTCAGAATATCTGGGATGGTCCCATGGCTACTTCTAGGATCACTGGTGATCTCTTCTAtgacttcctttccttttctatgGATTACATCCAGCACTTACCTCTGCAGTTCAACAGGGAACTGTAGAGAGAATAGCACAGCTCATGTCACTAACTGGGATAGTTCACATCTGTACCTGCTTCTTCTTTATTTCATAGGTTGCTTTTTTCCTCTAGTACTTTCTGTGGTAACTTCAGTTTTATTAATTACTTCTCTGTGGAAGCACAGAAAGAAGATGCAATCTTATGTAAATACTTTCAGAGATCCTTTGATAGATATTCACTTAACTGCCATTAAATCCATTATTTCTTTCTTGATCTTATATATTTCTAGTGTTGTAGCTCAAATTCTGCTGATTCTGTCAACTTCTCAAAGTAAAGATGTTGTAAAAGTTGCGGTATCCTTAGTTGTAACTGGGGCATATCCTTCCATACACTCCATCATACTGATCATAGTCAATTCAAAACTGA